TCGACATATTGAGCGCGCTCGGCATCGAGGTGAGCGGCGTTCCGACGGCCCGGTTTCCCGAATATCTCGCAAAGTATGGCTCGGACAAATACGAGAAGGTCGGCACGCTGTTCGAACCGGATTACGAAGCAGTGAATTCAGCCGAACCTGATCTGATCATCGTCGGAGGACGCTCCAGCGCCAAATACGAAGCTCTGGCGAAGATCGCTCCTACGATCGACATGACAATCGACCCTAAGGATTATGTTGGCAGCGTCGTACGGAATGCTCAGCTTCTGGCAAGGATCTTCGACAGGCAGCCCGAGGCGGCATCACAGATCGCCCGGCTCGAGCAATCGATCGCTTCCCTTAAACAGGACGCATCGAAGGCGGGCAAAGGTCTCCTTGTCCTCACCACCGGCGGCAAGATGAGCGCCTACGGACCCGGCTCACGCTTCGGGGTGCTGCACACTGATTTCGGGGTCGTACCAGCCGTCGAAGGACTGGCGACGACGAACCACGGCCAAGCGATCAACGCGGAGTTTATCCTCAAGACGAATCCCGACTGGCTCTTCGTGATCGACCGCGATGCGGCGACGGGTCGAGGCAACGGTGCAGCCAAGAAGGTTCTGGACAACGACCTCGTTGCCCAGACCAAGGCCTGGAAGAACAATCAGGTCGTTTACCTGGATCCTGTCAATTGGTATCTGGTCGGCGGTGGATTGACCGCCCTTCAGACCAGCGTGGACCAGATCCGGAAGGCGGTCACCAAGCCATAGCCCTGAACCGACCAGCTCATCAAGGTATGCCACGATTGCGGATCACCCACGGGTGATCTGAAATCCTCCCAATTGGATCTGCTCGGCGCGAGCGCTCCGGAATCAT
This window of the Microvirga sp. TS319 genome carries:
- a CDS encoding siderophore ABC transporter substrate-binding protein yields the protein MTHIPARLTRTVTAMVAGAFALGILTAGAHAEDIKVQHAKGETTVPLKPKKVLAFDLASLDILSALGIEVSGVPTARFPEYLAKYGSDKYEKVGTLFEPDYEAVNSAEPDLIIVGGRSSAKYEALAKIAPTIDMTIDPKDYVGSVVRNAQLLARIFDRQPEAASQIARLEQSIASLKQDASKAGKGLLVLTTGGKMSAYGPGSRFGVLHTDFGVVPAVEGLATTNHGQAINAEFILKTNPDWLFVIDRDAATGRGNGAAKKVLDNDLVAQTKAWKNNQVVYLDPVNWYLVGGGLTALQTSVDQIRKAVTKP